A genomic stretch from Frigoribacterium sp. PvP032 includes:
- a CDS encoding FAD-binding oxidoreductase, protein MSSPDGGASASPPASLAGDPFRWLPATIVGAAPQTPTGRSIVLEVPGLRPARAGQHVDVRLTADDGYQAVRSYSLSDVSLSGVSLSDVRASAGGAGRAPQVELTVEELPDGEVSPYLVSAAEVGDPVEVRGPIGGWFVWPPTEFDPESAVHAVLPEPDGAPAPGRSPVQLIGGGSGIAPLVAMVRARAAGAAAADDAVLGDAAADSAAAAGAAGPAGAPPPMRLLCSVRTPADRWFETELTALAEESAGEVQVDWVFTREAPAGATRASGRITRDELVDLVLPASEHPLVYVCGTNSFVETVAGWLVDAGHDPTRVRTERFGGV, encoded by the coding sequence GTGAGCTCGCCGGACGGCGGTGCGTCCGCCTCGCCGCCTGCGTCCCTGGCCGGTGACCCGTTCAGGTGGTTGCCGGCGACGATCGTCGGCGCCGCGCCGCAGACCCCGACCGGGCGCTCGATCGTGCTCGAGGTCCCAGGGCTGCGACCCGCGCGCGCCGGGCAGCACGTCGACGTGCGGCTCACCGCGGACGACGGGTACCAGGCCGTCCGCTCGTATTCGCTGTCGGACGTCTCGTTGTCAGGCGTCTCGTTGTCGGACGTGCGCGCGAGCGCAGGAGGCGCGGGCCGGGCACCGCAGGTCGAGCTGACGGTGGAGGAGCTCCCCGACGGCGAGGTCTCGCCCTACCTCGTCTCCGCGGCAGAGGTCGGCGACCCTGTCGAGGTGCGCGGGCCGATCGGCGGCTGGTTCGTCTGGCCGCCGACCGAGTTCGACCCGGAGTCGGCCGTGCACGCCGTGCTGCCGGAGCCGGACGGGGCGCCGGCGCCGGGTCGGTCGCCCGTGCAGCTGATCGGGGGAGGCTCGGGCATCGCCCCGCTCGTCGCGATGGTGCGGGCCCGGGCCGCTGGGGCTGCCGCTGCTGATGACGCAGTCCTCGGCGACGCGGCTGCCGACAGCGCGGCCGCAGCCGGCGCGGCCGGCCCCGCCGGGGCGCCGCCGCCGATGCGGTTGCTCTGCTCCGTCCGGACGCCGGCCGACCGCTGGTTCGAGACCGAGCTGACGGCGCTCGCCGAGGAGTCGGCGGGCGAGGTGCAGGTCGACTGGGTCTTCACGCGGGAGGCTCCCGCAGGGGCGACCCGCGCCTCCGGCAGGATCACCCGTGACGAGCTGGTCGACCTCGTGCTGCCGGCGTCCGAGCACCCGCTCGTCTACGTCTGCGGCACGAACTC